In Acipenser ruthenus chromosome 60, fAciRut3.2 maternal haplotype, whole genome shotgun sequence, a genomic segment contains:
- the LOC131725072 gene encoding voltage-dependent calcium channel gamma-6 subunit-like, with the protein MWSNYFMQEEDSGGVRGVACGTRGGARGGVKRGDRGGAWSDSQEGKVKLAFFVAIVGVTLTMLAVGTEFWVELSPPKSLYNNDTCPAAHFGLWKKCFKLLWVSDIDPERESCGPAELPGEVNCTYFKFFTTGENAVIFQKTTKKELSIAAAVLCLLSITMMILGSMCITMALSKGVEFLLKPASFFFILAGVLVLISLEVFRQSVYALLSSDHTVPLHHEFSWSVACAGVAGAVLIFGGVCFIILSLPTSPWEKCLHKDGPES; encoded by the exons ATGTGGTCCAACTACTTCATGCAGGAGGAGGACTCAGGAGGGGTGCGCGGTGTGGCATGCGGGACCAGGGGCGGGGCCAGGGGCGGGGTGAAGAGAGGGGACAGGGGAGGGGCCTGGAGCGACAGCCAGGAGGGGAAGGTGAAGCTGGCTTTCTTTGTGGCGATCGTGGGAGTGACCCTCACCATGCTCGCTGTGGGGACGGAGTTCTGGGTGGAGCTCAGCCCCCCCAAATCCCTCTACAACAACGACACCTGCCCCGCCGCGCACTTCGGGCTCTGGAAGAAGTGCTTCAAGCTGCTCTGGGTGTCCGACATCGACCCGGAGAGGGAGAGCTGCGGGCCGGCCGAGCTGCCTGGAG AGGTGAACTGCACCTATTTCAAATTCTTCACAACAGGAGAAAATGCCGTCATATTTCAGAAGACTACCAAGAAAG agctCAGTATTGCTGCTGCAGTGCTGTGTCTGCTCAGTATCACGATGATGATCTTGGGTTCGATGTGCATCACCATGGCGCTCAGTAAAGGGGTCGAGTTCCTCCTCAAGCCGGCCTCCTTCTTCTTCATCCTGGCAG GTGTGCTGGTCCTCATCTCTCTTGAGGTGTTCAGACAGTCAGTCtatgctctcctctcctctgatCACACTGTCCCGCTCCATCACGAGTTCTCCTGGTCTGTCGCCTGTGCGGGGGTGGCGGGGGCAGTCCTCATTTTCGGGGGTGTGTGCTTCATCATCCTCTCCTTACCCACAAGCCCCTGGGAGAAGTGCCTCCACAAAGATGGACCAGAGTCTTGA